From a single Lineus longissimus chromosome 16, tnLinLong1.2, whole genome shotgun sequence genomic region:
- the LOC135500123 gene encoding rab GDP dissociation inhibitor beta-like has protein sequence MDEDYDVIVLGTGLKECVLSGIFSIDKKVVLHMDRNKYYGGESASLTPIDEFWKKFTPKKTAEEITALCKKYGKPRDWNIDTVPKLIMAKGKLTHLLIHTTTDKYLDFQLADGSYVQKLANEKTGAGKLHKVPSNAEEALKSSLMGIFEKRKFRSFIMHVDQFEENDKKTWKGMDPHKMTMAEIFLHFNLDKNTQDFVGHALALYREDSYLTQPYYKTFLAIKLYQRSLDQYGKSPYLYPLYGLGELPQAFARLSAVYGGTYMLDKPIEELVMEDGKCVGVKSQGQIARAKMVVCDPSYALDRCKKIGDVVRAYCFLDHHIPNTNNSNGVQIIIPQNQVIPRRKSDIYISMVSATHNVTAKGYFIATCSTTVETATPEDELKPAIDLLGPCMDKVYHVSPMYVPVDDGKESNIFISKSYDATSHFETTCEDIDAIYERAMGKKFDYSQVKYQREEQE, from the exons ATGGATGAAGACTATGACGTGATTGTGCTTGGAACTGGTCTGAAG GAATGTGTTCTTAGTGGAATCTTCTCCATAGATAAGAAGGTGGTACTCCACATGGACAGAAACAAATACTATGGTGGAGAAAGTGCCTCCTTGACGCCGATTGATGAG TTTTGGAAGAAGTTCACTCCAAAAAAGACGGCTGAAGAAATCACTgcactttgtaaaaaatatGGAAAGCCACGTGATTGGAACATAGACACTGTTCCTAAGCTCATTATGGCCAAGG GTAAACTCACTCACTTACTAATCCATACGACCACCGACAAGTACCTGGACTTCCAGTTGGCCGACGGAAGCTACGTTCAAAAATTGGCCAATGAGAAAACTGGTGCAGGAAAGTTGCACAAGGTGCCCTCGAATGCTGAAGAGGCTCTTAAATCAA GCTTGATGGGTATCTTCGAGAAGAGGAAGTTTCGAAGCTTCATCATGCACGTGGATCAGTTtgaagaaaatgacaagaaGACCTGGAAGGGAATGGACCCCCATAAGATGACCATGGCAGAGATATTCTTGCACTTTAACTTGGACAAAAACACTCAAGACTTTGTTGGACATGCTTTGGCTTTGTACAGAGAGGATAG TTATTTGACGCAGCCTTACTATAAAACTTTCCTGGCCATCAAACTGTACCAAAGGTCTCTTGATCAGTACGGCAAATCGCCTTACCTGTACCCATTGTACGGTTTAGGCGAACTACCACAGGCATTTGCAAG GCTGTCCGCTGTGTACGGCGGGACCTACATGTTGGATAAACCAATCGAAGAGCTTGTTATGGAGGATGGGAAATGTGTCGGCGTCAAGTCCCAGGGCCAGATCGCCAGGGCCAAAATGGTCGTCTGCGATCCGTCGTATGCTCTTGACAGATGCAAGAAAATTGGTGAT GTCGTAAGAGCTTACTGTTTTCTGGATCACCACATACCAAACACAAATAATTCCAACGGCGTGCAGATTATCATTCCGCAGAATCAAGTGATCCCAAGGCGAAAGTCAG ACATCTATATATCGATGGTGTCAGCCACCCACAATGTCACTGCTAAGGGGTACTTCATCGCCACGTGTAGCACAACGGTTGAGACGGCCACACCGGAGGATGAGCTCAAACCCGCGATTGACTTACTGGGCCCCTGCATGGATAAGGTCTATCACGTATCGCCAATGTATGTGCCTGTCGACGATGGCAAGGAAAGTAAT ATATTCATCAGCAAGTCATATGATGCAACTAGCCACTTCGAGACGACATGCGAAGACATCGATGCCATCTACGAGCGTGCTATGGGAAAAAAGTTTGACTATTCTCAGGTCAAATACCAGAGAGAAGAACAAGAGTAA
- the LOC135500401 gene encoding calmodulin-like isoform X2, whose product MADQYTDEQIKEFKEAFDLFDADGNGNIDVDELGAIMKSLGKALSRKDLENMIDEVDEDKNGTIEFDEFLNLMAKNQQPEMSMKEAFDMFDKDGDGSISGVELQNAMQIMGMPMTKEEVELMVKEADMDGDGEINYEEFVTMMNSLSPDCE is encoded by the exons ATG GCAGACCAATACACTGATGAACAGATTAAAGAATTCAAGGAGGCATTTGATCTCTTTGACGCGGACGGCAATGGCAACATAGACGTAGATGAACTTGGGGCCATCATGAAGTCACTAGGAAAGGCTCTCTCAAGGAAAGACCTCGAAAACATGATCGACGAAGTAGATGAAGATA AAAATGGGACGATAGAGTTTGATGAATTTTTAAATTTAATGGCAAAAAATCAGCAGCCAGAAATGAGTATGAAGGAAGCATTTGATATGTTTGATAAGGATGGGGACGGATCAATCAG TGGAGTTGAGCTCCAGAATGCCATGCAAATAATGGGTATGCCAATGACGAAAGAAGAAGTAGAGCTGATGGTCAAAGAGGCAGATATGGATGGGGATGGAGAAATTAATTATGAAG aatttgtcaCCATGATGAACAGCCTATCACCAGATTGTGAGTGA
- the LOC135500401 gene encoding calmodulin-like isoform X1 produces the protein MDILRNGADQYTDEQIKEFKEAFDLFDADGNGNIDVDELGAIMKSLGKALSRKDLENMIDEVDEDKNGTIEFDEFLNLMAKNQQPEMSMKEAFDMFDKDGDGSISGVELQNAMQIMGMPMTKEEVELMVKEADMDGDGEINYEEFVTMMNSLSPDCE, from the exons ATGGATATACTCCGGAATGGG GCAGACCAATACACTGATGAACAGATTAAAGAATTCAAGGAGGCATTTGATCTCTTTGACGCGGACGGCAATGGCAACATAGACGTAGATGAACTTGGGGCCATCATGAAGTCACTAGGAAAGGCTCTCTCAAGGAAAGACCTCGAAAACATGATCGACGAAGTAGATGAAGATA AAAATGGGACGATAGAGTTTGATGAATTTTTAAATTTAATGGCAAAAAATCAGCAGCCAGAAATGAGTATGAAGGAAGCATTTGATATGTTTGATAAGGATGGGGACGGATCAATCAG TGGAGTTGAGCTCCAGAATGCCATGCAAATAATGGGTATGCCAATGACGAAAGAAGAAGTAGAGCTGATGGTCAAAGAGGCAGATATGGATGGGGATGGAGAAATTAATTATGAAG aatttgtcaCCATGATGAACAGCCTATCACCAGATTGTGAGTGA
- the LOC135500400 gene encoding calpain-7-like, which yields MADASALEQDGMSFAQSAVSFDKLGEINTAIFYYTEAAQALLSASMAGSQIPGIVDKANEYILRAEQLKKARLENQQFRQQTVAKTPEQHNKERAEFLLRQAFDEDENGNDKEALELYSQAVELLLSVKQATQDKTLEAKVVKLATQALDRAEDLKKKKTANQSQPAPPPPIQPPAKVKVAPRPLGFNLFDDDEKPAPRRSPMPSPSVQHKAPPGGGGSYTKEEIKVLRTTSFINGREYVPFMSVDMKEKFGYPVPFTDKSGLLALAPKQKNHFKAFVRPDEIFEEPKMIYAVSSFSIKQTLISDCSFVASLAISAQYERRFKRKLITSIIYPQNRQGDPVYNPCGKYMVKLNLNGVLRKVIIDDYLPVDSRGELLCSFSNNKNELWVSLLEKAYMKVMGGYDFPGSNSNIDLHALTGWIPERVAIRVGKDSFDPDKEFKKVMDRFHKGHCLVTLATGELSEVDADRAGLVSTHAYALLDIKIVKGQQLMMLKNPWSHLRWKGNYSETDTVHWTPDMQKALNYDPESAQMIDNGVFWIDYKSVLRYYDVMYINWNPDLFPYTTCIHHTWPAKSGPKKDLYDISDNPQYRLEVKATGATPIWILLTRHITDKDDFADNKEFITVVVYKTGGKRVYYPFDPPPYKDGTRINSPHYLVKMVEDAPGVYHYTLVISQYEKNNTIHYTLRAYTTAEFSLTKIADPYIQSYQKQVTGEWKGATAGGCANNTATHKKNPMYQIQLDNSTTDNHILIEVRGPKEYSVGFEVITVTENNSTASGAFKKKSSGDFRRGFCVLALDNIAGGVYNIIPCTFYPNKEGPFILTVSSSAEMVLARLQ from the exons ATGGCAGATGCAAGTGCCCTTGAGCAGGACGGGATGTCCTTTGCTCAATCCGCAGTGTCCTTCGATAAATTGGGCGAAATCAACACTGCAATATTCTATTACACA GAAGCTGCTCAAGCATTGCTGTCTGCTTCAATGGCTGGATCCCAAATACCTGGGATTGTGGATAAGGCAAATGAATACATTTTGAGGGCAGAGCAGCTAAAGAAAGCCA GACTAGAAAACCAACAATTTCGACAACAAACTGTGGCAAAGACCCCAGAACAACACAACAAGGAAAGGGCCGAGTTCTTACTGAGACAAGCCTTTGATGAGGATGAGAATGGGAATGACAAAGAGGCTCTGGAACTATACTCTCAGGCTGTCGAACTGTTACTTAGCGTT AAACAGGCAACTCAAGATAAAACATTGGAAGCGAAGGTTGTGAAGTTGGCGACCCAAGCTCTAGACAG AGCTGAAgacctgaaaaagaagaagacggCAAATCAATCACAGCCCGCCCCTCCTCCGCCAATTCAACCACCTGCAAAAGTAAAGGTGGCACCACGTCCACTGGGCTTCAATCTTTTCGATGACGATGAAAAGCCAGCGCCGCGGAGGAGTCCAATGCCCAGCCCGAGTGTTCAGCATAAAGCGCCCCCCGGTGGTGGGGGCTCATACACAAAAGAAGAAATCAAGGTTCTCAG AACTACATCATTCATCAACGGCCGAGAATATGTTCCTTTCATGTCAGTGGATATGAAGGAAAAGTTTGGATATCCTGTGCCATTTAC GGACAAAAGTGGGTTGCTAGCACTTGCTCCGAAACAGAAAAACCATTTTAAGGCTTTCGTTCGTCCAGATGAAATCTTCGAGGAGCCAAAAATGATATATGCCGTGTCAAGTTTTTCTATAAAACAG ACGTTAATCTCCGACTGTTCATTCGTGGCCTCCCTGGCCATATCGGCACAATACGAGAGAAGATTCAAACGCAAGTTGATCACGAGTATTATCTACCCGCAGAACCGACAGGGTGACCCGGTGTACAATCCGTGTGGAAAATACATGGTCAAACTGAACCTTAATGGTGTATTGAGAAAG GTGATAATTGACGACTACCTGCCTGTCGATTCCCGTGGTGAACTCCTCTGCTCGTTCTCTAACAACAAGAATGAACTCTGGGTCTCTCTGCTGGAGAAAGCTTACATGAAAGTGATGGGTGGTTACGATTTCCCTGGATCAAATTCA AATATAGATCTTCACGCCTTGACCGGGTGGATCCCAGAAAGGGTGGCAATACGAGTCGGGAAGGATAGCTTCGATCCGGACAAAGAGTTCAAGAAAGTCATGGACCGATTCCACAAAGGCCATTGTTTGGTTACCTTGGCAACTGGAGAATTATCAGAAGTGGATGCAGACAGAGCCGGCCTTGTTTCAACTCATGCCTATGCGTTACTAGACATCAAAATAGTCAAG GGTCAGcagttgatgatgttgaagaaTCCATGGAGCCATTTGCGATGGAAAGGCAACTATTCTGAGACAGACACCGTCCACTGGACACCTGACATGCAGAAGGCTCTGAACTATGACCCAGAGAGTGCCCAAATGATAGACAATG GTGTATTCTGGATAGACTACAAGTCAGTTCTCCGATATTACGACGTGATGTACATCAACTGGAACCCAGATCTCTTCCCGTACACCACATGCATTCACCA TACTTGGCCAGCCAAAAGTGGCCCGAAGAAAGATCTATACGATATCAGCGATAATCCCCAGTATCGTCTCGAAGTCAAAGCTACAGGGGCGACGCCTATCTGGATCCTACTAACCCGGCATATCACGGACAAAGACGACTTCGCTGACAACAAGGAGTTCATCACGGTAGTTGTTTACAAGACAGGAGGGAAACGTGTTTACTATCCAT TCGACCCGCCCCCATACAAAGATGGGACACGAATCAACAGTCCGCACTACTTAGTCAAAATGGTGGAAGACGCCCCCGGTGTTTATCACTACACCCTTGTAATTTCGCAATATGAGAAGAACAATACCATTCACTACACGCTACGTGCCTACACCACTGCTGAGTTCTCCCTCACAAAAATTGCCGACCCATACATCCAGAGTTATCAGAAACAG GTTACTGGTGAATGGAAAGGTGCTACTGCTGGAGGGTGTGCAAATAACACGGCCACACATAAAAAGAACCCCATGTATCAGATACAGCTGGACAACAGTACTACTGACAACCATATACTAATAGAAGTCAGGGGTCCCAA GGAGTACAGTGTGGGCTTTGAAGTCATCACCGTGACTGAGAACAATTCAACAGCTTCCGGTGCTTTCAAGAAAAAATCGTCAGGGGATTTCAG GAGAGGGTTCTGCGTGCTGGCGCTGGACAACATCGCAGGGGGAGTCTACAACATCATTCCATGTACATTCTACCCAAACAAGGAAGGTCCATTCATTCTAACAGTCAGCTCAAGTGCAGAAATGGTTCTTGCTAGGTTACAATGA